In one Ralstonia pickettii genomic region, the following are encoded:
- a CDS encoding nucleotidyltransferase family protein: MPQRPVVGVLLAAGRGSRFDAAGVANKLLAPLPDGTPVAVQAARHLMQALSDVVAVVPAAATHGAQVDQLATLLAEAGCEVLRCPNAARGMGASLAAGVAARPQAGGWIIALADMPWIAPETITQVANAVDPHGCVALFHAGQRGHPIGFGADFFAGLTALDGDEGARRLIDPAKLISIETDDAGILRDVDTPADLAR; this comes from the coding sequence ATGCCGCAGCGGCCTGTTGTTGGTGTGTTGCTGGCCGCGGGCCGCGGCAGCCGGTTCGACGCGGCGGGCGTGGCCAACAAGCTGCTTGCCCCGCTGCCCGATGGAACCCCCGTGGCGGTGCAGGCCGCGCGGCACCTGATGCAGGCGCTGAGCGACGTGGTGGCAGTGGTGCCCGCCGCCGCCACGCATGGCGCACAGGTCGATCAACTGGCAACGCTGTTGGCCGAGGCCGGCTGCGAAGTCTTGCGCTGTCCCAATGCTGCACGTGGCATGGGCGCCAGCCTGGCTGCCGGCGTAGCCGCACGCCCGCAAGCCGGCGGGTGGATCATCGCCCTGGCCGACATGCCATGGATTGCCCCTGAGACCATCACCCAAGTCGCCAACGCAGTGGATCCACACGGTTGCGTTGCGCTCTTTCATGCCGGCCAGCGGGGCCACCCGATCGGCTTCGGGGCCGACTTCTTCGCGGGCCTGACAGCGCTCGACGGCGACGAGGGCGCGCGGCGGCTGATCGATCCTGCCAAGCTCATCTCCATCGAGACCGATGATGCCGGCATCCTGCGCGACGTCGACACGCCGGCCGATCTGGCCCGCTGA
- a CDS encoding organic hydroperoxide resistance protein, producing MALNILYTAHAKATGGRNGHTQTEDGQVSHDLSVPKAMGGPGKPNTTTPEDLFAAGYAACFGSACDFVAKSMLKLNPSNIEIHCDVGIGTREEGGFGLKVGLTARISGLSQADAEKLVAQAHQVCPYSNATRNNVEVTLKTEVV from the coding sequence ATGGCATTGAATATCCTGTACACCGCCCACGCCAAGGCCACAGGTGGCCGCAACGGCCACACGCAAACCGAAGACGGCCAGGTCTCGCACGACCTGTCGGTGCCCAAGGCCATGGGCGGCCCCGGCAAGCCCAATACCACCACGCCCGAAGACCTGTTTGCCGCCGGCTATGCCGCGTGCTTCGGCTCGGCGTGCGACTTTGTCGCCAAGAGCATGCTCAAGCTCAACCCGAGCAACATCGAAATCCACTGCGATGTGGGTATCGGTACGCGCGAGGAAGGCGGTTTCGGCCTGAAGGTGGGCCTGACCGCACGGATCAGCGGTCTGTCGCAAGCCGATGCCGAGAAACTGGTGGCCCAGGCGCACCAGGTGTGCCCGTATTCGAACGCCACGCGTAACAACGTGGAAGTCACGCTCAAGACCGAGGTGGTCTGA